Proteins encoded within one genomic window of Fuerstiella sp.:
- a CDS encoding YqgE/AlgH family protein: protein MSDCLYGEFLIAADHLRDQNFYRTVILILEHNAEGAMGLVINRPSSIAVDAALGSSASLSLDAPVYIGGPVETSALFVLHNHLRPGLRDREVIPGLFLADSDDSLEAVLSPKTDSDPQVFFRVYCGYAGWQHQQLEDEISRGDWFSVPADCSTVLEEDPYGIWEACTNRFRRSHRILPHDVRHPEWN from the coding sequence ATGAGTGACTGTCTTTATGGTGAATTCTTAATCGCGGCAGATCATTTACGTGATCAGAATTTCTACCGGACCGTAATACTGATTCTGGAACACAATGCCGAAGGAGCCATGGGACTTGTTATTAACCGCCCTTCGTCGATTGCAGTTGATGCCGCGCTCGGCAGCAGTGCCTCCCTGTCACTCGACGCACCCGTCTATATAGGCGGCCCCGTGGAAACATCAGCCCTGTTCGTTCTGCATAACCACCTGCGGCCCGGACTCCGGGATCGCGAAGTCATTCCCGGTTTGTTCCTGGCAGATAGTGATGATTCCCTGGAAGCTGTGTTGAGTCCGAAAACTGATTCGGACCCGCAGGTTTTTTTTCGTGTCTATTGCGGATATGCCGGGTGGCAACATCAACAGCTGGAAGATGAAATTTCACGAGGTGACTGGTTCAGTGTTCCGGCAGACTGCAGCACTGTTCTCGAAGAAGATCCCTATGGCATCTGGGAAGCATGTACGAATCGTTTCCGCAGGTCTCATCGCATACTGCCACATGACGTGCGCCATCCGGAGTGGAATTAG
- a CDS encoding DUF1501 domain-containing protein — MLNLTGNGSSQTCSGVRRRDFLQVGSLGAAGLSLPTYLEAKERGAVEPGQDEKSCIMIFNLGAPSQLDTFDPKPGAPAEVRGPFQPISTRGDFELSEILPRHAELADQFSLVRSVHHGGAAVHDAGWQMMQTGRQFTGGVNSPHAGAVLSWLRGRRSDLPPFVVLPETMGRGGGNLPNGQSGGFLGKAHDPFALMADPSQENFQVPDLLPPDTIGDVRLQRRRKLRDLIDNTVQDFESAEDARLLDDNFQAAWRMMTSTQARDAFDLTKEPQAVRERYGMNRFGQCCLLARRLVEAGVRFVTVNTFLTVFNEVTWDIHGSAPFTSIAGMKDIVAPMYDQGYSALIEDLNLRGLLDTTMVCNVAEFGRTPKVNPAGGRDHWPQCFSVYFAGAGVKGGQVVGASDPMGGVPADRPVVPADVIATIFRGLGLKLDDHLPGPGGRPFPLVDFGHQDIHELF; from the coding sequence ATGTTAAATCTCACCGGAAACGGATCCTCGCAAACATGCAGCGGAGTCAGGCGGCGTGATTTTTTGCAGGTCGGTTCCTTAGGCGCGGCGGGACTGTCTCTGCCGACCTATCTGGAAGCAAAAGAACGGGGCGCAGTGGAACCGGGACAGGACGAAAAATCGTGCATCATGATTTTCAATCTCGGTGCGCCCAGTCAGCTTGATACGTTCGATCCAAAACCCGGCGCACCGGCTGAAGTTCGCGGTCCTTTTCAGCCGATCTCCACGCGGGGCGACTTTGAATTATCTGAGATCCTGCCCCGACATGCAGAACTGGCCGATCAGTTTTCACTTGTCAGATCGGTTCATCATGGTGGTGCCGCTGTCCATGATGCGGGCTGGCAGATGATGCAGACCGGACGGCAGTTCACCGGAGGCGTAAATTCACCCCATGCCGGTGCCGTTTTATCCTGGTTACGCGGCCGACGGTCTGACTTGCCGCCGTTTGTAGTTCTGCCGGAAACGATGGGACGTGGTGGCGGAAATCTGCCAAATGGTCAGTCCGGTGGATTCCTGGGCAAAGCACACGATCCGTTCGCGCTGATGGCTGACCCTTCACAGGAAAATTTTCAGGTACCCGATCTGTTACCGCCGGACACAATCGGTGATGTGCGTCTTCAGCGTCGTCGTAAACTCAGAGACCTGATTGACAATACTGTCCAGGATTTTGAATCAGCAGAAGATGCTCGTCTACTGGATGATAATTTCCAGGCTGCGTGGCGAATGATGACCAGTACACAGGCTCGAGACGCCTTTGACCTCACAAAAGAACCTCAGGCTGTCCGCGAACGTTACGGGATGAACCGATTTGGCCAATGTTGTCTGTTGGCACGTCGACTGGTTGAGGCCGGCGTGCGGTTCGTCACAGTCAATACATTCCTGACAGTGTTTAATGAAGTTACGTGGGATATCCACGGTTCAGCCCCGTTCACTTCAATTGCCGGAATGAAGGACATTGTGGCCCCAATGTATGACCAGGGCTACTCCGCCTTAATTGAAGACCTGAATCTCCGCGGATTGCTGGACACGACCATGGTGTGTAATGTCGCAGAGTTTGGCCGAACGCCCAAGGTAAATCCGGCCGGAGGCAGAGACCACTGGCCTCAGTGTTTTTCGGTCTACTTCGCAGGTGCCGGTGTCAAGGGAGGACAGGTGGTCGGAGCAAGCGATCCGATGGGAGGAGTTCCGGCAGACCGACCTGTTGTTCCGGCTGACGTCATTGCAACGATCTTTCGCGGTCTTGGTCTTAAACTTGATGATCATCTGCCGGGTCCGGGTGGCCGTCCGTTTCCTCTGGTCGATTTTGGTCATCAGGACATACATGAATTGTTTTAA
- the hisG gene encoding ATP phosphoribosyltransferase — MTQRVLKLGIPAGSLQESTAELFRQAGYKITFASRSYFPKIDDPEIECMLIRAQEMARYVANGILDAGITGHDWIVETQADVQEICELKFSKVSRGPVRWVLCVPNNSPIESAADLEGKRIATEAVGLTKAYLQRHGVTAQVEFSWGATEVKPPRLADAIVEVTETGSSLRANNLRVVDEVLQSTTRFIANRESFKDDWVRTRVENIALMLNSCLQAEGRVGLMMNVRRDNLEGVVSILPALQNPTISQLSDPDWISVNTIVEEQIVRTAIPQLKQAGARGIVEYSINKIID; from the coding sequence ATGACCCAACGAGTACTCAAACTGGGGATCCCCGCAGGCAGTCTGCAGGAGTCAACAGCCGAGTTGTTTCGTCAGGCCGGATACAAAATTACGTTTGCTTCCCGGTCTTACTTTCCAAAGATTGACGATCCCGAAATCGAATGCATGCTTATCCGTGCTCAGGAAATGGCACGATACGTGGCGAACGGGATTCTGGATGCCGGTATCACGGGACATGACTGGATTGTTGAAACACAGGCCGACGTTCAGGAGATCTGCGAACTGAAATTCTCCAAAGTCAGTCGTGGACCGGTTCGCTGGGTGCTCTGCGTCCCCAATAATTCTCCGATTGAGTCAGCGGCTGACCTGGAGGGCAAACGCATTGCCACCGAAGCTGTGGGTCTGACAAAAGCCTACCTGCAACGTCATGGTGTCACGGCCCAGGTCGAGTTTTCATGGGGAGCAACGGAAGTCAAGCCTCCGCGACTGGCCGATGCCATCGTGGAAGTAACGGAGACAGGTAGTTCGCTTCGCGCCAACAATTTGCGTGTTGTAGATGAAGTTCTGCAAAGTACGACTCGCTTCATCGCCAATCGTGAAAGCTTCAAAGACGACTGGGTACGTACCAGAGTTGAGAACATTGCACTGATGTTGAATTCCTGTCTTCAGGCAGAAGGTCGGGTTGGCCTGATGATGAATGTCCGCCGGGACAATCTTGAAGGCGTCGTGTCTATTCTGCCGGCGCTGCAAAACCCGACAATTTCGCAGTTGTCAGACCCCGACTGGATCTCAGTTAACACGATTGTGGAGGAGCAGATAGTACGAACTGCGATTCCTCAGCTGAAACAGGCAGGCGCGCGCGGAATTGTTGAGTACTCCATCAACAAGATCATCGACTGA
- the hisI gene encoding phosphoribosyl-AMP cyclohydrolase: MSSADWPDFSKHKLIPAIAQDAETGDVLMMAWMNEEAFQETLATRRVVYFSRSRQKLWRKGEESGNVQELKGMYFDCDADALLVRIHQVGGAACHTGYRSCFFRRIDTGSNTVVVEGERIFDPKQVYGR, from the coding sequence ATGAGCAGCGCCGACTGGCCTGATTTTTCAAAACACAAACTCATTCCGGCAATCGCTCAGGATGCCGAAACCGGCGACGTGCTGATGATGGCCTGGATGAATGAAGAGGCATTTCAGGAGACGCTGGCAACCCGTCGTGTTGTCTATTTCAGTCGCAGTCGGCAAAAACTTTGGAGAAAGGGCGAAGAAAGCGGTAACGTGCAGGAGTTAAAGGGGATGTATTTCGACTGTGACGCAGATGCGCTGCTGGTGCGGATTCACCAGGTGGGCGGTGCTGCCTGTCACACCGGGTACCGTAGTTGTTTCTTTCGACGAATTGACACTGGCTCAAATACGGTCGTCGTTGAAGGCGAACGCATCTTCGACCCGAAGCAGGTATATGGCCGTTAA
- the cysC gene encoding adenylyl-sulfate kinase, which translates to MAEQKATNVTWHDHAVGRVERAQLNGHKGAVLWFTGLSGCGKSTVANAVDRLLHDRGVHTYVLDGDNVRMGLNKNLGFSPEDRTENIRRIGEVGKLFADSGTIVTTAFISPYRADRDAVRSLFADNEFIEIYVNASLETCERRDPKGLYKKARAGEIRGFTGIDAPYEAPESGELELDSDSYGIEELANQVITYLESNGFLSV; encoded by the coding sequence ATGGCTGAACAGAAGGCAACAAATGTTACCTGGCACGATCACGCAGTCGGTCGAGTGGAACGAGCTCAGCTGAACGGGCACAAAGGTGCGGTGCTTTGGTTTACGGGTTTGAGTGGTTGTGGCAAGAGTACTGTTGCAAATGCTGTTGACCGCCTGCTGCATGATCGAGGCGTGCATACGTACGTGCTGGACGGGGACAACGTCCGTATGGGGCTCAACAAAAATCTTGGCTTCTCTCCGGAGGATCGTACGGAAAATATTCGTCGAATTGGGGAGGTCGGAAAGTTGTTCGCAGACTCAGGAACCATCGTGACGACTGCATTTATCTCTCCTTATCGGGCCGACCGTGACGCCGTTCGTTCACTGTTTGCAGACAATGAATTTATTGAAATTTATGTGAATGCGAGCCTCGAAACCTGCGAACGTCGTGATCCTAAGGGGCTGTACAAGAAAGCACGCGCCGGAGAAATTCGAGGGTTCACCGGGATCGATGCCCCGTACGAAGCTCCTGAGTCTGGTGAACTGGAACTTGATTCTGACAGCTATGGAATCGAAGAACTCGCGAATCAGGTCATCACGTATCTGGAATCCAACGGCTTCCTGAGTGTCTGA
- a CDS encoding thioredoxin family protein, producing MLSSFPLVVLPIVIAGLGPDKPLSGVKASNTETTLSVNQGHWTNSLDEARRLSAEKNIPVILHFEASWCGACRRMDTQVLNDSAVREYLGTRLIGMRVDADRHRDLIDTHRVATLPTEIVILPGGAEGGRYVGAISLQGYLSRLQVIAEQVTASGSEKDTASANDQTRSGQVVQTEKTRSCLIVRRDGKMVGLGGFSPVALSVNRRWEAGKEEFIVSFQEVDYFLQSAEEVSRFEANPDRFVPHLHGCDPVELHFSKLARTGAIEFGAFYKGEMFFFASIENRKRFQDNPAWYLESTQQPESESDAARLLDMIR from the coding sequence ATGTTGTCGTCATTCCCGCTGGTTGTTTTGCCGATTGTGATTGCCGGCCTCGGTCCGGACAAACCTCTGTCCGGTGTCAAGGCGTCGAATACAGAGACAACTTTAAGTGTGAACCAGGGTCACTGGACAAACTCACTGGATGAAGCCCGGAGATTGTCTGCAGAGAAGAACATTCCGGTTATCCTGCATTTTGAAGCCTCATGGTGTGGCGCCTGTCGACGAATGGATACCCAGGTTCTGAATGATTCTGCCGTCCGCGAATATCTCGGAACACGGCTGATCGGGATGCGTGTTGACGCCGATCGGCACCGGGACCTCATTGACACTCATCGGGTGGCGACACTCCCGACCGAAATTGTGATTTTACCCGGCGGTGCAGAAGGCGGGCGTTACGTTGGCGCGATTTCTCTGCAGGGGTATCTGTCACGCCTGCAGGTCATCGCTGAGCAGGTCACCGCATCCGGTTCCGAAAAGGATACCGCCAGTGCCAATGATCAGACCAGGAGCGGACAGGTCGTCCAGACCGAAAAAACGCGTTCATGTCTGATTGTTCGTCGCGACGGCAAGATGGTTGGACTTGGCGGATTTTCACCGGTTGCACTCTCCGTAAATCGCAGGTGGGAAGCCGGAAAAGAAGAATTCATCGTCAGCTTCCAGGAGGTTGATTATTTTCTACAGTCAGCGGAGGAGGTCTCCCGATTCGAAGCCAACCCTGACAGGTTCGTTCCACATCTGCACGGATGTGACCCTGTGGAGCTGCACTTCAGCAAACTGGCCCGGACCGGGGCGATCGAGTTCGGTGCGTTCTATAAAGGTGAAATGTTTTTCTTTGCCAGTATCGAGAATCGGAAGCGGTTTCAAGATAACCCCGCATGGTATCTGGAGTCCACGCAGCAACCGGAGAGTGAAAGCGACGCGGCCAGACTGCTTGACATGATTCGATAG
- a CDS encoding EVE domain-containing protein, with amino-acid sequence MAKSTRYWLFKSEPDVYSIQDLAKETKQTTTWEGVRNYQVRNMLRDDIKIGDGVLFYHSRVAPLGIAGTAHVVKNGYPDHFAFQSDHRYFDAKSQTDNPRWFMVDIKLDQIFDSIITRDMLKENKTTERMRVMAKGNRLSITPVTPAEWKAIHVLAGAKIT; translated from the coding sequence ATGGCGAAATCAACAAGATACTGGCTTTTCAAATCCGAACCCGATGTCTACTCCATTCAGGATCTGGCCAAAGAAACAAAACAGACCACGACGTGGGAAGGCGTCAGAAATTATCAGGTTCGAAACATGCTGCGGGACGACATCAAGATCGGTGATGGCGTCCTTTTCTACCACAGTCGCGTCGCTCCCCTGGGCATAGCGGGCACGGCACACGTGGTGAAGAACGGCTATCCGGACCACTTTGCGTTTCAGTCGGACCACAGATACTTTGATGCAAAGAGTCAGACGGACAACCCGAGATGGTTCATGGTCGACATTAAGCTGGATCAGATCTTTGATAGCATCATCACTCGGGACATGCTGAAAGAAAACAAAACCACTGAGCGAATGCGAGTCATGGCTAAAGGCAACCGGCTGTCGATCACTCCCGTGACGCCTGCGGAATGGAAAGCGATTCACGTACTGGCGGGTGCAAAAATCACATAG
- a CDS encoding ATP-dependent Clp protease proteolytic subunit, with amino-acid sequence MARSKAVRLKPYPVLGQETGFPIGDRGSWEVCITGELSEKQTELLGRLTEFPAGSRGIIWFDSCGGSVYAGLAVASVIRIRGLMATGVVLGECSSAALIPFAACRKRFVTPLSTLLFHPMRWQSEEDVRLEEAAEWARHFRHLETRLDNLLEQLFPISAEALEKWNNPGRFVDGPELAESGLAELIDPFHADDCWKRIRSA; translated from the coding sequence ATGGCGCGATCAAAAGCCGTACGATTGAAACCGTATCCGGTCCTGGGTCAGGAAACCGGATTCCCGATTGGTGATCGAGGTTCCTGGGAAGTCTGCATTACAGGCGAATTGTCGGAAAAACAGACTGAACTTCTCGGACGACTGACAGAATTCCCCGCGGGAAGTCGCGGGATCATTTGGTTCGATTCCTGCGGGGGAAGCGTGTATGCAGGACTGGCCGTTGCCAGTGTTATTCGCATCAGGGGACTGATGGCGACCGGTGTTGTGCTGGGAGAATGTTCTTCAGCTGCTTTAATCCCGTTTGCAGCCTGTCGTAAACGGTTCGTAACACCACTGTCCACATTATTGTTTCACCCCATGCGCTGGCAGTCTGAAGAGGATGTCCGCCTTGAGGAAGCAGCCGAATGGGCTCGTCATTTTCGTCATCTTGAAACCCGACTGGACAATCTGCTTGAACAGCTGTTCCCGATTTCCGCTGAGGCACTGGAAAAATGGAATAATCCAGGACGGTTTGTCGATGGACCGGAACTGGCCGAATCCGGACTGGCTGAACTCATTGATCCATTCCATGCTGATGATTGCTGGAAAAGAATCAGGTCCGCGTAA
- a CDS encoding ThuA domain-containing protein, with translation MCVRVTRFVLMVLLVSLQGLCAEETRILMVTQSVGYRHASVTREKEQLATAEVAMIQLGQQSGLFTVDCTQDAAADFTQENLQNYQIVVFYTTGALPIEQSDLDYFFNTWLKTKGNGVIGFHSAADTFGDYEPYWDMIGGTFKAHPWNSGDTVTISVHEPDHSLMKPFGKEIQIRDEIYEYRHWQPEKVRVLMSLDMEKCEKKKPYHVPVAWVKSYGEGRVYYNNLGHNRETWSNNAYLDSIAAGVKWIRISGDAASSPNPEVSAAQEVVARQAVDE, from the coding sequence ATGTGCGTGCGAGTGACACGGTTTGTCTTGATGGTCCTGCTGGTTTCGCTGCAGGGGCTTTGTGCTGAAGAGACCCGCATTCTTATGGTCACTCAGAGCGTGGGATATCGACACGCGTCCGTTACTCGGGAGAAAGAACAGTTGGCTACGGCCGAAGTGGCCATGATTCAGCTTGGTCAGCAGTCGGGCCTGTTTACCGTGGACTGCACCCAGGATGCGGCTGCCGACTTTACTCAGGAAAATCTTCAAAATTATCAGATCGTCGTGTTCTACACGACCGGCGCTCTTCCGATTGAGCAGTCTGATCTGGATTACTTTTTTAACACATGGCTGAAGACAAAGGGCAACGGTGTTATCGGGTTTCACTCCGCAGCAGATACCTTCGGCGACTACGAGCCGTACTGGGACATGATCGGTGGAACTTTCAAAGCGCATCCCTGGAATTCCGGGGATACGGTCACAATCAGTGTTCATGAACCGGATCATTCGTTGATGAAGCCGTTTGGGAAGGAAATTCAAATACGAGATGAGATCTACGAGTATCGACACTGGCAGCCTGAAAAAGTGCGTGTTCTGATGAGTCTCGATATGGAAAAATGCGAGAAGAAAAAGCCTTACCACGTGCCGGTGGCGTGGGTGAAGTCTTACGGCGAAGGCCGGGTTTACTACAACAACCTTGGGCACAACAGGGAAACCTGGTCCAATAATGCGTATCTCGATTCGATTGCGGCCGGTGTGAAATGGATTCGCATCAGTGGTGACGCAGCTTCGTCTCCGAATCCTGAAGTTTCTGCTGCCCAGGAAGTGGTTGCCCGTCAGGCGGTCGATGAATAG